Proteins encoded in a region of the Cytobacillus pseudoceanisediminis genome:
- a CDS encoding SOS response-associated peptidase, which yields MCGRFTLTETIEKLQLLFEFEYAEGEVLPRYNIAPSQNILTIIGDGKQRIGRQMKWGLVPYRAKDEKIAYKMINARAEGIDSKPSFKAPFKSKRCLILADGFYEWKKTEEGKQPYRFIMKDDKPFAFAGIWDSWHKGENPLTSCTIITTGPNEVTEDVHDRMPVILKESDFEDWLNPRFNDTEYLKSLLEPYPAEKMDKYPVSNKVNSPKNELAELISPLNSF from the coding sequence TTGTGCGGCCGGTTTACACTAACAGAAACCATCGAAAAACTTCAGCTGCTGTTTGAATTTGAATATGCAGAGGGAGAGGTTTTACCCAGATATAATATCGCGCCAAGCCAGAATATCTTAACCATCATTGGAGATGGTAAACAGCGGATCGGCAGACAGATGAAATGGGGACTGGTCCCCTACAGGGCTAAAGACGAAAAAATTGCTTACAAAATGATAAACGCAAGAGCGGAAGGCATCGACTCGAAACCCAGCTTTAAAGCTCCTTTTAAAAGCAAAAGGTGCTTAATCCTTGCAGATGGCTTTTATGAATGGAAGAAAACCGAAGAAGGTAAACAGCCGTACCGGTTCATTATGAAAGATGATAAGCCGTTTGCCTTTGCAGGCATTTGGGATTCATGGCATAAAGGAGAAAATCCTCTAACGAGCTGTACAATTATTACAACGGGGCCAAATGAAGTAACCGAAGATGTTCATGACCGAATGCCGGTGATATTAAAGGAAAGCGATTTTGAGGACTGGCTTAATCCTCGTTTTAATGACACTGAATACCTGAAGTCATTGCTTGAACCTTATCCGGCTGAAAAAATGGATAAGTATCCGGTATCAAATAAAGTGAATTCACCAAAAAATGAGCTGGCAGAATTAATTTCTCCCCTTAATAGTTTTTAA
- a CDS encoding DinB family protein: protein MERAQKFLNYFLSHRKVTNELIKKIDENNYDYKPTETSMAAGKLVTHMLTSFYMFSKTVKEGSPAVFGEKFEEIAPNLSEAAENYTEKTIEIISSLTNDELERTIDMSRIFGMEFTGIQLLQLAMDHEIHHKGNLFVYVREMGHTELPMFVSR from the coding sequence ATGGAAAGAGCACAAAAATTTCTGAACTATTTTTTATCTCACAGAAAGGTGACTAATGAGTTAATCAAGAAGATTGATGAAAATAACTATGACTACAAACCAACTGAAACAAGCATGGCGGCCGGCAAGCTTGTAACACATATGCTTACTTCTTTTTATATGTTTTCCAAAACAGTAAAAGAAGGCAGCCCTGCAGTGTTTGGCGAGAAATTCGAAGAAATTGCCCCAAACCTTTCTGAAGCCGCTGAAAACTACACAGAAAAAACCATTGAGATCATTTCATCATTAACAAATGATGAGTTAGAAAGAACGATTGATATGTCACGGATATTTGGAATGGAATTTACCGGCATCCAGCTGCTGCAGCTTGCAATGGATCATGAAATTCATCATAAAGGAAATTTGTTTGTCTACGTACGTGAAATGGGCCATACGGAGCTTCCGATGTTTGTGAGCAGATGA